GGCCAAGATGTCGTCGCCGCCAGCGCCCTCGAGGACGGTGAGTTCGTTGTCGACCGCTGCCGAGATCTCTTCCACCTTGTGCTTGATCTTGTCGATGAACTCAGACATGGCGGGCTCCTCGGTCCGGTGTGGTCGATGTCTTGTCAACTATAGGTCGGATCGCCCGTAGGCTGGCTGAGTGACCGAGCAGCGCAGCCGACCGGGTGCAGCCGACATCATGTCGGTGTTCGCGGGAGGCGTGCTCGGAACAGCTGCGCGGTGGGCCGCCGAGGAACAGTGGCCCGCGCACCCGGGACAGTGGCCGGTGGGGACGTTTCTGGTCAACATCGTCGGCGCGTTTGTGCTCGGTGCGCTCCTGGAAGGGCTCGTGCGGCGTGGTCGAGACGTCGGACGCCGCCGCCGGATCAGGCTGATCTTCGGCACCGGATTCTGCGGAGCGTTCACCACGTACAGCGCGTTCTCGCTGGAGATCAGCCTGTTGGGCAGGGACGGGCATCCAGCGACCGCAGTGGCCTACGCCCTCGTCAGCGTGATCGTCGGAGTTCTGTCCGCCGCGGCCGGTGTGTGGGCGGCCCGCCGCAGTGTTGGGCCGGCCGGTGATCACGCATGATCCCTATCCTGACGTTTCTCGCCGGTGCAGTCGGTGCCGTTCTGAGGTTCCTCGTCGACGACGCCTGCCGCCGCCGGTG
This genomic window from Gordonia sp. PDNC005 contains:
- the crcB gene encoding fluoride efflux transporter CrcB, with translation MTEQRSRPGAADIMSVFAGGVLGTAARWAAEEQWPAHPGQWPVGTFLVNIVGAFVLGALLEGLVRRGRDVGRRRRIRLIFGTGFCGAFTTYSAFSLEISLLGRDGHPATAVAYALVSVIVGVLSAAAGVWAARRSVGPAGDHA